In a genomic window of Amycolatopsis japonica:
- a CDS encoding inorganic phosphate transporter: MLVVLVVVTALIFDFTNGFHDTANSMATSIATGALRPKVAVTISAVLNLVGAFLSVEVAKTISNGLVDDTKIGPAIVFGGLVGAIVWNLVTWFVGLPSSSSHALFGGLIGATWVSAGTDSVHFGKIVEKVLVPAALSPVLAGLVAMIVTYFVYRIFVRRGRTAGFRVGQIISASLVSLAHGTNDAQKTMGVITLTMITAGTLPAGAGPPLWVIVSAALALALGTYLGGWRITFTLGKGLTDIDGPQGFAAQTSSAAVILASTNFGFPLSTTHVCSGGIVGSGVGRNESPVRWRTAGRMVVAWLFTLPAAAIVGAGAGLVTSTGTVGTIAVGVAGLAIGIGIYLLSRRSPVNASSFTSPAPPVPEQEVGRIAA, from the coding sequence GTGTTGGTCGTGCTCGTCGTCGTCACGGCCCTAATTTTCGATTTCACAAACGGGTTCCATGACACGGCCAACTCGATGGCGACGTCGATCGCCACCGGGGCGTTGCGTCCCAAGGTCGCGGTGACGATCTCCGCGGTCCTGAACCTGGTCGGCGCCTTCCTGTCAGTCGAAGTGGCCAAGACCATCTCGAATGGACTGGTCGACGACACCAAGATCGGGCCTGCGATCGTGTTCGGTGGCCTGGTCGGGGCGATCGTTTGGAACCTGGTCACCTGGTTCGTCGGACTACCGTCCAGCTCGTCCCACGCGCTGTTCGGGGGACTGATCGGCGCCACGTGGGTGTCCGCCGGAACGGACTCCGTCCACTTCGGAAAGATCGTCGAGAAGGTCCTGGTCCCGGCGGCGCTGTCGCCCGTCTTGGCAGGCCTCGTCGCGATGATCGTGACGTACTTCGTCTATCGGATCTTCGTCCGCCGCGGCCGCACCGCCGGCTTCCGAGTCGGCCAGATCATCTCGGCTTCGCTGGTCTCGCTCGCTCACGGCACGAACGACGCGCAGAAGACCATGGGCGTCATCACACTGACGATGATCACCGCCGGAACCCTCCCCGCCGGGGCAGGGCCGCCGCTCTGGGTGATCGTCAGCGCGGCGCTGGCGCTCGCGCTCGGCACATACCTGGGCGGCTGGCGCATCACCTTCACGCTAGGTAAAGGCCTGACGGATATCGATGGCCCGCAGGGCTTCGCCGCGCAGACCAGCTCGGCGGCCGTCATCCTCGCCTCGACGAACTTCGGTTTTCCACTTTCGACGACTCACGTCTGCTCCGGAGGGATCGTCGGCTCCGGAGTGGGCAGGAACGAGTCACCGGTTCGCTGGCGCACGGCCGGCCGCATGGTGGTCGCGTGGCTGTTCACCCTTCCGGCAGCCGCCATCGTCGGCGCCGGTGCCGGCCTCGTGACCTCGACCGGCACGGTGGGGACGATCGCCGTTGGCGTCGCGGGCCTCGCGATCGGCATTGGGATCTACCTCCTTTCGCGGCGGAGCCCCGTCAACGCCAGCAGCTTCACCAGCCCCGCCCCGCCCGTTCCGGAACAGGAAGTCGGCAGGATCGCCGCTTAG
- a CDS encoding type 1 glutamine amidotransferase codes for MTAPKLLVIQPDASDPIGPLGDWLTEAGAELDIRLLPDQTLPADLDGYAGVVCLGGGMGANDDEAHPWLADVRKLLSKAAGARIPTLAICLGSQLLAVALGGSVATGDQGPEVGPGLVSKKDAAWTDPLFAELPLMQDVLQFHNDAITRLPAGAELLASSPRYPYQAFRFDRCAYGVQFHIETTPHVVLDWARQAPEMAELTRPDVLTPENLARVHADITETWRPFAQRFVRLVSGDLAPAADRQRTLPMA; via the coding sequence GTGACCGCTCCCAAGTTGCTCGTCATCCAGCCGGATGCATCAGATCCGATCGGCCCCCTCGGCGACTGGCTCACCGAGGCAGGCGCCGAGCTCGACATCCGGTTGCTGCCCGATCAGACTCTCCCCGCCGATCTTGACGGATACGCCGGCGTCGTATGTCTTGGCGGCGGGATGGGCGCCAACGACGACGAGGCTCATCCGTGGCTCGCGGACGTGCGGAAGCTTCTTTCGAAGGCCGCTGGCGCGCGGATCCCGACGCTCGCGATCTGCCTCGGCAGCCAGCTCCTGGCGGTGGCACTGGGCGGCAGCGTCGCCACTGGCGATCAGGGACCCGAGGTCGGCCCGGGGCTTGTGTCCAAGAAGGACGCTGCGTGGACCGACCCGCTGTTCGCGGAGCTGCCGCTCATGCAGGATGTCCTGCAGTTCCACAACGACGCGATCACCCGGCTGCCTGCCGGAGCCGAGCTTCTCGCCTCCTCTCCGCGGTATCCCTATCAGGCTTTCCGATTCGACCGTTGTGCCTACGGTGTCCAGTTCCACATCGAGACGACGCCACATGTGGTCCTCGACTGGGCGCGGCAGGCACCGGAAATGGCGGAACTCACCCGGCCGGACGTACTGACCCCGGAAAACCTGGCCCGGGTGCATGCCGATATCACCGAAACCTGGCGGCCGTTCGCCCAACGCTTCGTCCGACTGGTGTCCGGTGACCTCGCTCCGGCTGCGGACCGTCAACGTACTTTGCCGATGGCTTAA
- a CDS encoding rhodanese-like domain-containing protein — translation MTTEPRALTFPALDSATAAAHLRAELALEVDPDDLVRDLTSGAQQGYVVVETRAPEAFASARIPGAINLPYRDMTAESVSGLDRELVYICYCESIHCNAATKGALKLAELGFKVKRLSGGITAWQAAGYPVERDALPSAYTPAPAPRCAC, via the coding sequence ATGACGACCGAACCCCGCGCACTGACGTTTCCGGCTCTGGACAGCGCGACCGCGGCCGCGCACCTTCGCGCCGAACTCGCTCTCGAGGTCGACCCGGACGACCTGGTCCGAGATCTCACCTCTGGCGCCCAGCAGGGATACGTGGTCGTCGAGACCAGAGCTCCCGAGGCCTTCGCGTCTGCTCGCATCCCCGGCGCGATCAATCTCCCTTACCGGGACATGACAGCGGAGTCCGTCAGCGGGCTGGACCGCGAACTCGTCTACATCTGCTACTGCGAGAGCATCCACTGCAACGCCGCGACCAAAGGGGCCCTGAAACTCGCGGAGCTCGGCTTCAAGGTCAAACGCCTGTCCGGTGGTATCACCGCCTGGCAAGCGGCCGGCTATCCCGTTGAGCGAGACGCTCTGCCTTCCGCGTACACCCCCGCACCCGCCCCGCGCTGCGCCTGCTGA
- a CDS encoding Lrp/AsnC family transcriptional regulator, with product MNLDDLDWQLLELLQSDGRLTYSELGRRVSLSAPAVTERVRRLEEKGIITGYSASVDLTKLGLPIEAMVRARVRSLDTARFRETILALPQVLDADHVTGDECWFVRVACRNTAELEELVEQMQRYGETTTSLVFSSPVRGRAVGRESC from the coding sequence GTGAACCTCGATGATCTCGACTGGCAGCTGCTCGAACTGCTCCAGTCCGACGGCCGGTTGACCTATTCGGAGCTCGGCCGGCGGGTGTCGCTGTCCGCGCCCGCGGTGACCGAGCGGGTTCGTCGGCTCGAGGAGAAGGGGATCATCACGGGGTACTCGGCGAGCGTCGATCTGACGAAGCTCGGGCTTCCGATCGAAGCGATGGTTCGGGCAAGGGTACGCAGCCTGGACACGGCACGCTTCCGCGAAACCATCCTCGCATTACCGCAGGTGCTCGACGCCGACCACGTCACGGGTGATGAGTGCTGGTTCGTGCGAGTCGCCTGCCGGAACACTGCGGAGCTGGAAGAACTCGTAGAGCAGATGCAGCGCTACGGCGAGACCACCACTTCGCTGGTCTTCTCATCGCCTGTGCGCGGGCGCGCGGTCGGCCGAGAAAGCTGCTGA